A single genomic interval of Clostridium facile harbors:
- a CDS encoding CpsD/CapB family tyrosine-protein kinase — protein MGKVRKHIRLNSLSGEETSFAYVEAFKTLRTNLEFLSSETDCKKIVVTSPLAEEGKTNVSINLAVTLADAGKKVILLDCDLRRSILEDYLSSEDKNKWNKQFTKGLSGILCGKFNLAESSIEMKNLGITVLPSGKHPPNPSELLASKKMGQLIQELDEIYDYIIFDAPPISLVTDAAVIGKYADGALLVVRYKSTPVVMIKKAMENLNNAGIKVIGSILNAFDIKKSNIYGKKYYGYYRYAYKKEGEGL, from the coding sequence ATGGGAAAGGTTAGAAAACACATTAGGTTGAATTCCCTTAGTGGAGAAGAAACCTCATTTGCATATGTAGAAGCATTTAAGACGCTGCGTACCAATTTGGAGTTCCTATCATCGGAAACAGATTGTAAAAAAATAGTTGTTACTTCTCCATTAGCGGAAGAAGGAAAAACTAATGTATCTATCAATTTAGCAGTTACACTTGCGGATGCAGGCAAAAAAGTAATACTGCTTGATTGTGACTTGAGACGATCTATTTTAGAGGATTATCTATCATCTGAAGATAAAAACAAATGGAACAAACAATTTACCAAAGGATTATCAGGGATATTGTGTGGAAAATTTAATTTGGCAGAATCTTCGATAGAAATGAAAAATTTAGGTATTACTGTTCTGCCATCAGGCAAGCATCCTCCAAATCCATCGGAATTGTTGGCAAGCAAAAAAATGGGACAGTTAATTCAAGAATTAGATGAGATATATGATTACATCATATTTGATGCCCCGCCAATTTCTTTGGTTACTGATGCGGCGGTAATTGGTAAATATGCAGATGGTGCGCTATTAGTTGTAAGATATAAATCTACACCAGTTGTAATGATTAAAAAAGCAATGGAAAATTTGAATAATGCCGGTATAAAGGTAATAGGCTCTATACTAAATGCGTTTGATATCAAAAAATCCAATATTTATGGCAAAAAATATTATGGATATTATAGATATGCATACAAAAAAGAAGGTGAGGGGCTATAG
- a CDS encoding CpsB/CapC family capsule biosynthesis tyrosine phosphatase, producing MEQALQLLEMQVRHGVNKIVFTPHFHFEEQTPEHFFEQRELAYQKLMLSSKKREIQFEAKLGAEVYFSIRLSKYDLSKFCIEKTNYLLIEFSPMYHYVALIEKVMFDLLSSGIVPIIAHIERYPFLMENPALLSEWVSQGVIVQVNANSLKRTKKTRKKIVKLLEWGLVHVVASDTHSVDLRPPNIWTGLESIEKYQNQLIEHAEKIFQGENLQKASPYMPHKRFGMWM from the coding sequence TTGGAACAGGCACTACAACTGTTGGAGATGCAAGTAAGACATGGGGTTAATAAAATTGTATTTACACCACATTTTCATTTTGAGGAACAAACACCAGAACACTTTTTTGAACAAAGAGAACTAGCGTATCAAAAACTAATGTTGTCATCAAAAAAGCGAGAAATTCAATTTGAGGCAAAACTAGGCGCAGAGGTTTATTTTTCAATTCGGCTTAGCAAATATGATCTATCAAAATTTTGTATTGAAAAAACAAATTATCTGTTAATAGAATTTTCTCCAATGTATCATTATGTTGCATTGATTGAAAAGGTAATGTTTGATCTATTAAGTAGCGGGATTGTCCCAATCATAGCCCATATAGAAAGATATCCATTTTTAATGGAAAATCCAGCGTTATTATCAGAATGGGTAAGCCAAGGTGTTATCGTACAAGTGAATGCCAATAGTTTAAAAAGAACAAAAAAGACAAGAAAAAAAATAGTAAAACTATTGGAATGGGGGCTTGTACATGTAGTAGCATCCGATACACATTCAGTAGATTTAAGGCCACCCAATATTTGGACAGGTCTGGAATCGATAGAAAAGTATCAAAACCAACTGATTGAACATGCAGAAAAGATTTTCCAAGGAGAAAATTTGCAAAAAGCATCACCATATATGCCGCATAAACGGTTTGGTATGTGGATGTAA
- a CDS encoding discoidin domain-containing protein, protein MKMWKRALGILISGAILCSSMVGNFAFAAEEQEHVSTWDAQWIWDDDSTARNTWMDFRKTVELTEVPEKAEARLAVDSRYWLYINGELVVFEGGLKRGPTPEDGYYDVVDIAPYLKTGTNTIAVKAWYWGPKDQYASYSNYSSKKAGFLFEAQIGDQLVISDDSWKVKRDEAYLDDTKIAGVGQPNYRIPAYNIYYDARKTEDTGWEEPGYDDSGWENATEMGQAPCAPWNELYERPIPLTKDYGLKEYLNMDQYRDYTTTQTESITMNVPYNAQLTPYLKIETDQPGLEIKMTTENTNIGAVRSTYITNGNGVQEFEALGWFNGQYITYEIPAGVKIISLQYRESGYNTEFTGSFTSDNEFYNNLWQMCLRTLYITMRDSFMDCPDRERAQWWGDTTNEMMQIVYSMDENSYLLYEKGLDQMLGWMETDNENEYRNDVLQTVVPIAGDYFELPMQQLAGVCGFWEYYLYTGRTETLEKMYQASKTYLYKWDMGSNGLVVHRAGSWDWPDWGSNADVPVLENAWYYKAMSDVVKMAEVLGCTEDIPAMQERLDSIEMNYNSFWTEKGYKSTNQAKPDDRANAMAVLAGLVNESQYPTVENVLETIFNASPYMEKYVLDAMCEMGYMEQAQNRMVTRYTPMATDNGYTTLWEMWDKGGGTRNHAWSGGPMITMSKYMAGVKPVIAGYDIYEITPDMGELNQVQVSVPSVKGAIDVAMQQDLAANTFSMNVTSPAETTALVAIPRFEGVNSTITANGSVVFENGAAVNGNQNVVYTGQDGKYVYFTVNPGSYQIQSTPKTDSKESYIVTIQGTEGGTVSVDNTVVELPYTTTVATGSKLTLTATPDSEHSFDYWSGSIGSENTQIEITANTDLNITANFKQKEQKEYSLIKLSNPENNDVIVEYNGQDYTLPTTLVVKTGDVVQLKAKDQKFGITHFMNWQGDIYSANSELAVKVDKDISLEINSGYAANINLAKGSEVTATDSMEAPPTWSKNNLTDGNISTGYTTNVIANVQNGNDISDHPIDITLNLKEQKNFNSISIYPRTDAVTADGKTPNFPTDFIIQTSTDGTNFTDVLHVQDDTNPMGKPQMYEFESQDAQYIRLHVLKLGPYASPEGVADPYRIQLAEIMAYSTDSSNEQILSLTGTGEGSVLVNGKQETLPFTASYPSGTTVAVEACPVETAIFTGWSGSYQDNSKVTYITMNQDITLNAGFEEYISAEKPLENIAFGKPVTSNNSLEMGGQWTVSNITDGITDATGSVEGYTSSEFQDADISANPIDVTINLGQPQQFSKLVLYPRNDVQTANGGTESPNFPVGFDIQVSNNNKDWSTVSSYSNYPNPQNQPAIFEFEPQTAQYVRILVNTLGEPTNDEKFPDGRVARRVQLTEIEVFAQADDITNFAKEATITATNSYESAAWKLSFLNDGILQSQGRNNGNVGPKGYSSEGYNTKDISATPHRITFDLGKDRVINNVSLYPRTDSDAEKEDSNITANFPEDFKILVKDSNSSEYTVIKEVTGAKIPDAPHTERGCYSVDFGKDVTAQYITIEVTKLGLPTYDEKTSVVNRVQLAEVTINGESSKQEPNSVGSIKINPLQGSSLGIGSSMPVSAIVTPSTMQNNDIIWSVEDENGMPSMVAELSQANTETPVLQAKMEGTAYLVARFTNGSPAMDKVKFEVTKPVDKSILNRVIAYAEEQQASDEFNNVIKDVQESFKAALAAAKEVSENAYAIQSEVDTAWQNLMNEIHKLGFVKGDITSLEALVALAEGYDMNDFVEAGQAEFLEALKAAQDLLADKDNAMQAEIETAETNLLNAMLNLRYKADKSILEKVIAEANGKDANAYTAESYAVLEAAVAEANAVMANEDATQEEVDAAVVSVQEAMKGLVAVEKPSTETPDDNKANGTQTGQESTTTKANAAKTGDVAPIAGVMALVLAGAAVVALKKKK, encoded by the coding sequence ATGAAAATGTGGAAACGAGCCTTGGGAATTTTGATTTCCGGGGCAATCTTATGCAGCAGTATGGTTGGAAATTTTGCTTTTGCTGCGGAAGAACAAGAACATGTCAGCACGTGGGATGCCCAGTGGATCTGGGATGACGATTCAACTGCCCGAAATACCTGGATGGATTTCCGCAAAACAGTAGAATTAACCGAAGTTCCAGAAAAAGCGGAAGCCAGATTGGCAGTAGATTCCCGATATTGGCTGTATATCAATGGTGAATTGGTCGTATTTGAAGGTGGATTAAAACGTGGTCCTACACCGGAAGATGGCTATTATGATGTGGTGGATATTGCCCCATATTTAAAAACTGGCACAAACACTATTGCAGTAAAAGCTTGGTATTGGGGACCAAAAGACCAGTATGCCAGCTATTCCAACTACAGCAGTAAAAAAGCGGGCTTTTTGTTTGAAGCGCAAATTGGAGACCAATTGGTAATCTCAGATGACAGTTGGAAAGTAAAACGGGATGAGGCATATCTGGACGATACCAAAATCGCGGGAGTTGGTCAGCCAAACTACCGTATTCCAGCATATAATATCTATTACGATGCGAGAAAAACAGAAGATACTGGTTGGGAAGAGCCCGGATATGATGACAGTGGCTGGGAGAACGCAACCGAAATGGGGCAAGCACCTTGTGCACCTTGGAATGAACTGTACGAACGTCCTATCCCATTGACAAAAGATTATGGGTTAAAAGAGTATTTAAACATGGATCAGTATCGGGATTATACCACAACCCAGACAGAATCCATTACAATGAACGTTCCTTATAACGCTCAATTGACCCCATATCTAAAAATTGAAACAGACCAGCCAGGTCTGGAAATTAAAATGACAACCGAAAACACCAATATTGGGGCAGTACGCAGTACCTATATCACTAATGGAAATGGTGTACAGGAATTTGAAGCGCTGGGCTGGTTTAATGGGCAATATATTACATATGAAATTCCAGCTGGCGTAAAAATTATCAGCCTGCAATACCGTGAAAGCGGGTATAATACCGAATTTACAGGTTCGTTTACCAGTGATAATGAATTTTACAACAATCTGTGGCAGATGTGTTTGCGTACCTTATATATTACCATGAGGGATAGCTTTATGGATTGCCCGGACCGTGAACGTGCCCAATGGTGGGGTGACACTACCAACGAGATGATGCAGATTGTGTACTCCATGGATGAAAATTCCTATCTATTGTATGAAAAAGGTCTAGACCAAATGTTGGGCTGGATGGAAACTGACAATGAAAATGAGTACCGCAACGATGTATTGCAAACAGTAGTTCCAATTGCCGGGGATTATTTTGAACTTCCCATGCAGCAGTTAGCAGGTGTTTGTGGTTTTTGGGAATATTATCTGTATACAGGCAGAACCGAAACCCTGGAAAAAATGTATCAAGCTTCCAAAACCTATTTGTATAAGTGGGATATGGGAAGCAATGGCTTAGTTGTCCATCGTGCAGGTAGTTGGGATTGGCCTGACTGGGGTTCCAATGCGGATGTTCCAGTATTAGAAAACGCTTGGTACTACAAAGCAATGTCCGATGTAGTAAAAATGGCGGAAGTTTTGGGATGTACAGAAGATATCCCCGCTATGCAGGAACGTCTAGATAGCATTGAAATGAACTACAATAGCTTCTGGACCGAAAAAGGATACAAATCTACAAATCAAGCGAAACCAGATGATCGTGCCAACGCAATGGCAGTATTGGCTGGCTTGGTGAACGAAAGCCAGTACCCAACAGTAGAAAATGTTTTGGAAACCATCTTTAACGCAAGCCCATATATGGAAAAGTATGTATTGGACGCAATGTGTGAGATGGGATATATGGAACAAGCCCAAAACAGAATGGTAACCCGTTATACCCCAATGGCAACTGATAATGGTTATACTACCCTGTGGGAAATGTGGGACAAAGGCGGCGGAACCAGAAACCATGCATGGTCTGGCGGTCCAATGATTACCATGTCCAAGTATATGGCAGGAGTAAAACCAGTCATTGCTGGTTATGATATTTATGAGATCACTCCGGATATGGGAGAATTAAACCAGGTTCAAGTTTCTGTTCCTTCTGTAAAAGGTGCGATTGATGTTGCCATGCAACAGGATCTGGCGGCAAATACATTCTCCATGAATGTAACTTCACCAGCAGAAACCACTGCGTTGGTTGCAATCCCTCGTTTTGAAGGAGTCAATTCTACTATTACTGCCAACGGTTCCGTTGTATTTGAAAATGGAGCGGCAGTAAACGGAAACCAAAATGTTGTATATACCGGACAAGATGGAAAATATGTTTACTTTACTGTAAATCCAGGCAGCTATCAAATCCAGTCAACCCCTAAAACAGATAGCAAAGAAAGCTACATTGTAACAATTCAAGGTACAGAAGGTGGGACTGTTTCTGTTGATAATACTGTAGTGGAATTGCCATATACAACAACAGTAGCAACAGGCAGTAAACTAACCCTTACCGCAACACCGGATAGTGAACATAGTTTTGACTATTGGAGTGGTTCTATTGGCTCTGAAAATACCCAGATAGAGATTACAGCAAATACTGATTTGAACATTACCGCAAACTTTAAACAAAAAGAACAAAAGGAATACAGCTTAATAAAATTATCCAATCCAGAAAATAATGATGTAATAGTAGAATATAATGGCCAGGATTATACTTTACCAACTACTTTGGTAGTAAAAACAGGTGATGTGGTACAGCTAAAAGCAAAGGATCAAAAATTTGGTATCACCCATTTTATGAACTGGCAAGGCGATATTTATTCCGCTAACTCAGAACTAGCTGTAAAAGTTGACAAGGATATCTCTTTAGAAATTAACAGCGGTTATGCAGCAAATATAAACTTGGCAAAAGGCTCTGAGGTAACTGCAACGGATAGCATGGAAGCTCCTCCAACCTGGAGTAAAAATAATTTAACCGATGGTAATATTTCTACTGGTTATACTACAAATGTAATTGCCAATGTTCAAAATGGCAATGATATTTCCGATCATCCAATAGATATTACCTTAAATTTAAAAGAGCAAAAGAATTTTAACAGCATATCTATTTATCCACGTACCGATGCTGTTACAGCGGATGGAAAAACTCCAAACTTCCCAACGGATTTTATCATCCAAACCAGTACAGATGGAACAAACTTTACAGATGTATTACATGTACAGGATGATACCAACCCTATGGGAAAACCTCAAATGTATGAATTTGAATCCCAAGATGCACAATACATTCGTCTACATGTGTTAAAATTAGGGCCTTATGCAAGCCCAGAAGGTGTTGCTGACCCATACCGGATTCAGTTAGCTGAAATTATGGCTTATAGCACGGATTCTTCCAATGAGCAGATTCTGTCACTGACTGGTACAGGAGAAGGTTCTGTTCTTGTAAACGGCAAGCAAGAAACCTTACCATTTACTGCTTCTTATCCATCAGGTACTACAGTAGCGGTAGAAGCATGCCCAGTAGAAACTGCTATCTTTACTGGATGGAGCGGAAGCTATCAGGATAATTCCAAAGTAACCTATATTACAATGAACCAGGATATTACCTTAAATGCTGGTTTTGAGGAATATATTTCCGCTGAAAAACCATTGGAAAATATTGCTTTCGGGAAACCTGTAACAAGTAATAATTCATTGGAAATGGGTGGACAATGGACGGTAAGTAATATTACAGATGGAATTACTGATGCAACAGGATCTGTAGAAGGATACACTTCTTCTGAATTCCAGGATGCGGATATTTCCGCGAATCCAATTGATGTTACAATCAATTTAGGGCAGCCACAACAATTTAGCAAATTAGTATTATATCCTCGTAACGATGTCCAAACTGCAAATGGTGGTACAGAATCACCAAACTTCCCAGTTGGATTTGATATTCAGGTATCGAATAACAATAAAGATTGGTCTACTGTTTCTTCATATTCCAATTATCCAAATCCACAAAATCAACCAGCTATATTTGAGTTTGAACCTCAAACTGCACAGTATGTACGTATTTTAGTTAATACATTAGGGGAACCTACCAATGATGAAAAATTCCCAGATGGACGTGTTGCACGTCGTGTACAATTAACCGAAATAGAAGTATTTGCTCAAGCAGACGATATTACTAACTTTGCCAAAGAAGCAACCATTACAGCAACCAATTCTTACGAGAGTGCTGCATGGAAACTCAGTTTCCTGAATGATGGTATTTTGCAAAGCCAGGGTAGAAATAATGGAAATGTAGGTCCAAAGGGATATTCCTCAGAGGGATATAACACCAAAGATATTAGTGCAACACCTCACCGTATCACCTTCGATCTTGGAAAAGACCGTGTAATCAATAATGTTTCTCTTTATCCAAGGACGGATAGTGATGCAGAAAAAGAGGATTCCAATATCACTGCCAACTTCCCAGAAGACTTTAAGATTTTGGTAAAAGACAGTAATTCTTCTGAATATACCGTAATAAAAGAAGTAACAGGAGCTAAAATTCCAGATGCTCCGCATACAGAACGCGGATGTTATTCCGTAGATTTTGGTAAGGATGTTACAGCGCAGTATATAACTATCGAAGTTACCAAATTAGGTCTTCCTACTTATGATGAGAAAACATCTGTTGTAAATCGTGTACAACTTGCAGAAGTTACGATTAATGGAGAATCCTCCAAACAGGAACCAAATTCTGTAGGTAGTATTAAAATCAATCCATTGCAAGGAAGTTCTTTGGGCATTGGAAGCTCTATGCCTGTATCAGCGATTGTAACACCTTCTACCATGCAAAATAATGATATTATTTGGTCAGTGGAAGATGAAAACGGTATGCCTTCTATGGTTGCAGAATTAAGCCAGGCTAATACAGAAACTCCTGTGCTTCAAGCGAAAATGGAAGGTACAGCATACTTGGTAGCACGGTTTACCAACGGTTCTCCAGCAATGGATAAAGTAAAATTTGAAGTGACAAAACCTGTTGATAAGTCTATTTTGAATCGAGTAATCGCATATGCGGAAGAACAACAGGCATCCGATGAATTTAACAATGTCATCAAAGATGTACAGGAATCCTTTAAGGCGGCATTAGCAGCGGCGAAAGAAGTTTCTGAAAATGCGTATGCGATACAGTCTGAAGTAGACACAGCATGGCAGAACCTGATGAACGAAATCCATAAACTAGGATTTGTCAAAGGTGATATTACTTCCTTAGAAGCTCTGGTTGCATTGGCAGAAGGTTATGACATGAATGACTTTGTAGAAGCAGGTCAGGCAGAATTCTTAGAAGCGTTGAAAGCAGCGCAAGATTTATTAGCGGATAAAGACAATGCAATGCAGGCAGAAATCGAAACAGCAGAAACCAATCTGTTGAACGCGATGCTGAACCTGAGATACAAAGCGGATAAATCCATCCTGGAAAAAGTAATTGCGGAAGCCAACGGCAAAGATGCGAACGCATATACAGCGGAAAGCTATGCAGTACTGGAAGCAGCAGTAGCAGAAGCAAACGCAGTAATGGCGAACGAAGATGCAACCCAGGAAGAAGTAGACGCAGCAGTAGTAAGTGTACAAGAAGCAATGAAAGGTCTAGTAGCAGTAGAAAAACCATCTACCGAAACACCAGATGACAACAAAGCAAACGGTACACAAACAGGGCAAGAATCTACCACAACAAAAGCAAACGCAGCCAAAACAGGTGATGTTGCACCAATCGCAGGAGTAATGGCACTAGTATTGGCAGGCGCTGCAGTAGTAGCTCTGAAAAAGAAAAAATAG
- a CDS encoding tyrosine-type recombinase/integrase, which produces MEISNETYFSLKTEHIYQFKQVLYDRENASATIRKYITDIRTFYSYLGDNKQINKQRILLYKEWLMEHYAITSVNSMLVALNQFLNFLNLEHLKTKQIRIQNNFFIRKEKELTKVEYENLVKTAQSQGKEQLALIMETICSTGIRISELNFFTVEAVKLGVAKVWNKGKYRLVLIPNLLQKKLNCYAKKKQIQSGIIFKTKSGKPKDRSNIWREMKKIAELAGISPEKIFPHNLRHLFARTFYCYTKDLVNLADILGHSSLDITRIYTSEGIEASRKNIDKLQLIITI; this is translated from the coding sequence ATGGAAATCAGCAACGAAACTTACTTTTCTTTAAAAACAGAACATATTTATCAATTTAAACAGGTATTATATGACCGGGAAAATGCTAGTGCTACTATTCGTAAATATATTACCGATATCCGCACGTTTTATTCTTATCTAGGAGATAACAAACAAATTAATAAACAACGCATCCTTCTTTACAAAGAATGGCTCATGGAACATTATGCTATCACCAGTGTAAATTCTATGTTAGTAGCTTTAAACCAGTTTTTAAATTTTCTGAATTTGGAGCATTTAAAAACAAAACAAATCAGGATACAGAATAACTTTTTTATTCGAAAAGAAAAAGAACTAACCAAAGTAGAATACGAAAATCTAGTTAAAACAGCACAGTCTCAAGGGAAAGAACAGCTTGCATTGATTATGGAAACAATATGTTCCACTGGTATCCGAATTAGTGAATTAAACTTTTTTACAGTAGAAGCAGTAAAATTAGGTGTTGCAAAAGTATGGAATAAAGGGAAATACCGTTTGGTATTAATTCCAAATCTGTTGCAAAAAAAATTAAACTGTTATGCAAAGAAAAAACAGATCCAATCCGGTATTATTTTCAAAACAAAAAGTGGTAAACCAAAAGACCGTTCGAATATATGGCGAGAGATGAAAAAAATTGCGGAACTGGCTGGTATTTCACCAGAAAAAATATTTCCGCATAATTTACGACATCTATTCGCAAGAACTTTTTATTGTTATACCAAAGATTTGGTTAATTTAGCAGATATCCTTGGCCATAGTAGTTTGGATATAACTAGAATTTATACTTCCGAAGGGATAGAAGCTTCTCGAAAAAACATTGACAAACTACAACTCATAATAACCATATAG
- a CDS encoding YveK family protein, which translates to MENIRTTEQKNLLHDDEIEIGELLGKLWGIVKRYFILLACFLLVGGIGGYLVSNYLVAPKYQSSATMIVNNNQNVTGTFSPSDYTASTNLVETYAVIIKSEAVLNPVIQALGINVSSSDLASQISVSSVNATQVMRISVTDTDKEFARSVTEKITEIAPEIIIEKVEAGSCNIVSQASDAVQVSPNVKKYTMIGILAGIAVAVIIIFLREILDRTIKSEEQLAALTNSLVIGVIPFEGSKN; encoded by the coding sequence ATGGAAAACATAAGAACAACTGAACAGAAAAATTTATTGCATGACGATGAAATAGAAATAGGTGAATTGTTAGGAAAGTTATGGGGGATAGTAAAACGGTATTTTATTTTACTAGCATGCTTTTTACTAGTAGGGGGGATAGGAGGATATTTAGTGAGTAACTATTTAGTTGCTCCTAAATATCAATCTAGCGCAACTATGATTGTAAATAACAATCAAAACGTAACAGGTACATTCTCTCCAAGTGACTATACTGCTTCTACAAATTTGGTAGAAACTTATGCCGTTATTATCAAAAGCGAAGCAGTATTAAATCCAGTTATCCAGGCCTTAGGAATAAATGTTAGTAGTAGCGATTTAGCGTCGCAGATATCGGTGAGTTCGGTAAATGCAACACAGGTGATGAGGATTTCTGTAACCGATACGGATAAGGAATTTGCTCGGTCGGTAACAGAAAAAATAACAGAAATCGCACCTGAAATTATCATTGAGAAAGTAGAAGCAGGCTCCTGTAACATTGTAAGCCAAGCAAGTGACGCGGTTCAAGTATCTCCAAATGTAAAAAAATATACTATGATAGGCATATTAGCTGGAATTGCTGTAGCAGTAATTATTATCTTTTTGAGGGAAATTTTAGACCGTACTATAAAATCGGAAGAACAACTGGCTGCTTTAACCAATAGTTTGGTAATCGGAGTGATACCATTTGAAGGGAGTAAAAACTAA
- a CDS encoding polysaccharide biosynthesis protein, translating into MNKNTKVLRKKRLEHWKVIALYLFFYDVIVINLSYFLGLWLRFDLSYSLIPDIYLSSFLKFAPFYTIFTVIIFFCLHLYNSLWRFASFSELNRILLASGITTLFQIIGITVFLCRMPISYYVFGAVIQFCFVTAVRFIYRYITLERARRAKNLRAVHNAMIIGAGAAGQVILKELKVSNDASARPLCVIDDNSNKWGRIIEGIPIVGGRESILESIEKYHIDQILFAIPTASAEEKRDILNICKETNCELMTLPGIYQLANGEVSLNKMKPVVVEDLLGRETIQVNMEEIFQYLKDKTILVTGGGGSIGSELCRQIAAHEPEQLIIFDIYENNAYEIEQELRRNYPELNLVVLIGSVRDSRRINWVFEHYKPDIVYHAAAHKHVPLMETSPNEAIKNNVVGTYKTAYAALKYGTKRFVLISTDKAVNPTNIMGASKRICEMVIQSMDAISKEGRIDLLPFLHDHIDKNRNGQIVSDPMDHVTIDSIEKVDSSVQIESVKNKVRSGTQFVAVRFGNVLGSNGSVIPLFKKQIEAGGPVTVTHPDIIRYFMTIPEAVSLVLQAGVYAWGGEIFVLDMGAPVKIDTLARNLIKLSGYQPDVDIKIEYTGLRPGEKLYEEKLMAEEGIKKTDNELIHIGKPIPFDTVDFLRKLERLAKASYQNSDDIVPMVEEIVPTFHPVGKQAKNDCNTQTLKIEIKKLDQKKSLAIKV; encoded by the coding sequence ATGAATAAAAATACGAAAGTTCTAAGAAAAAAGAGATTGGAACATTGGAAAGTAATAGCACTCTATCTTTTTTTCTATGATGTAATTGTTATTAATTTATCCTATTTTTTAGGGCTTTGGTTGCGATTTGATCTAAGTTATTCTCTTATTCCAGATATATATCTATCTTCATTTTTAAAATTTGCACCATTCTACACTATATTTACAGTAATTATATTTTTTTGTCTTCATCTATATAACAGTTTATGGCGCTTTGCCAGCTTTAGTGAATTAAACCGTATTTTACTCGCATCTGGTATTACTACTTTGTTTCAGATAATTGGCATTACTGTTTTTCTATGCAGAATGCCAATCTCCTATTATGTTTTTGGTGCAGTAATCCAATTTTGTTTTGTTACAGCGGTAAGGTTTATCTATCGTTATATTACTTTGGAAAGGGCACGTAGGGCAAAAAATTTACGGGCTGTTCACAATGCCATGATTATAGGGGCTGGTGCCGCAGGTCAGGTTATTCTGAAAGAATTAAAAGTTTCAAACGATGCATCCGCAAGGCCATTGTGTGTGATAGATGATAACTCCAATAAATGGGGTAGAATAATAGAAGGGATTCCCATTGTAGGAGGAAGAGAAAGTATTCTGGAATCGATTGAGAAGTATCATATTGACCAGATTTTGTTTGCCATCCCAACAGCTTCTGCCGAAGAGAAAAGAGATATTTTAAATATCTGTAAAGAAACAAATTGTGAATTAATGACTTTGCCAGGAATCTACCAACTGGCAAATGGTGAAGTATCTTTAAATAAGATGAAACCAGTGGTAGTGGAGGATTTGCTGGGACGGGAAACAATTCAAGTGAATATGGAAGAAATATTCCAATATTTAAAAGATAAAACGATCCTTGTAACCGGTGGCGGAGGTTCTATTGGAAGTGAACTATGTAGGCAGATTGCTGCCCATGAACCGGAACAGCTTATTATTTTTGATATTTATGAAAACAATGCTTATGAGATAGAACAGGAGTTAAGAAGAAACTATCCCGAACTAAATTTAGTGGTATTAATTGGATCTGTTAGGGATAGCAGAAGGATTAATTGGGTTTTTGAACATTATAAGCCGGATATTGTGTACCATGCTGCTGCCCATAAGCATGTTCCCTTGATGGAGACAAGCCCTAATGAGGCGATTAAAAACAATGTAGTAGGTACCTATAAGACAGCATACGCAGCCTTAAAGTATGGAACGAAACGGTTTGTTTTAATTAGTACTGACAAAGCGGTAAATCCAACGAATATTATGGGGGCTAGTAAGCGGATTTGTGAAATGGTAATCCAGAGTATGGACGCCATTAGTAAAGAAGGAAGGATAGATTTACTTCCTTTTCTTCATGACCATATAGATAAAAATAGAAATGGTCAAATTGTTAGCGATCCAATGGACCATGTAACGATAGACAGTATAGAAAAAGTAGACTCTAGTGTACAGATTGAGAGTGTAAAAAATAAAGTTAGATCAGGGACACAGTTTGTTGCAGTCCGATTTGGAAATGTATTGGGCAGTAACGGCTCTGTTATTCCATTGTTTAAAAAACAGATTGAAGCAGGTGGTCCGGTAACAGTAACACACCCTGATATTATTAGATATTTTATGACCATTCCAGAAGCTGTCAGCCTTGTATTACAGGCAGGAGTTTATGCATGGGGTGGAGAAATTTTTGTGCTTGATATGGGAGCGCCAGTAAAAATTGATACTTTAGCTAGGAATTTGATTAAATTGTCCGGTTACCAACCTGATGTGGACATTAAAATTGAATATACAGGATTGCGACCAGGAGAGAAGCTTTATGAGGAAAAACTTATGGCGGAAGAAGGTATCAAGAAAACGGATAATGAGCTGATACATATTGGAAAACCTATCCCTTTTGATACGGTGGATTTCCTGAGAAAGCTGGAAAGACTGGCAAAAGCAAGTTATCAAAACTCTGATGATATTGTTCCAATGGTAGAAGAAATTGTGCCGACTTTCCATCCAGTAGGAAAACAAGCGAAAAATGATTGCAACACACAAACATTGAAAATAGAAATTAAAAAATTGGATCAGAAAAAATCTTTGGCAATAAAAGTATAG